Below is a window of Populus trichocarpa isolate Nisqually-1 chromosome 3, P.trichocarpa_v4.1, whole genome shotgun sequence DNA.
GACTACCACCATTCTTTTTACCTCAAAGCCCTGTATAAAATCCTTTAATCAATTGCATCCAATAATTCTTgcatcatcatcaataaaaaaagaagataaaatagCCCTCAAAACTTTTCTCTtctatttctctctcctctaaCCTCTAAACAAGGCAATACCGTTATCATTCTTCTCTCTTTAATGAGCATTACACAAACATATAAGCCATGTAACCCAATAAGCTTGATGTGAGAATATTTAAAAGTTACAAAACAAATGAGTAGAGATAGAAAAGACCATCAGACTTTCAACGCCTCGAATTTCCTTTACCGACTAGTGGTGACCTACATCACCACCATAGGAAGGAGCACCATAGAATTGCACACCATGTGGGCCCCTCCACACATTGATCAAACATCGATGTCGTGTGATACGATGAACATGACAACCCACTCTTAGAGCTTGGTTGTCATGTGTCAACACTACATCTCCCAGTCCAACAGTTTTTGGTCGTTGTTCCAACTTTTATTTTGTCCTCCTTGGCCAACCTTGTAGGTCTATTTTGAACTCTAAATATCTCTTGAATAATTATCTTGCTctattgataattttgatgtattttgtgATGAGATTGTGTAATTTTCATTGGATTCATATTTGAGCTTGAATGATGTTGGCTAAGTCCCTTAATCTTgcatcttgcttttttttttttttttgatgtgtttgtGATAACGTTTTGGGATTGAGCAATGTTTATTGGATTGATATTTATGTTTGAATGTATTTGGCCGAATCCTTTAAATTTTGCATattgtttccttttctattcttggttatttcatcattatcattatcattaccattgcaacatgtttttctttgtgtatGAGCATTGATCTATTCAACAATATGTATGGACATAgtcttttatttcaaaattatagaaaatccATGCTCTTTCATATATACATTTgaatttcatcttcctttagttttttttttttttcatatcatatttgatcatcattcttttaattgctatttttttttaccttgacaaattttttaaattcatattttttttttctattttcatccttcaatattaaattaattgagaattgagcttcttaattGAGTCTAGGTCTAGGATTCCATGGGTTATGAGTTTGGAAGATTAACCCATGTATAGAAGATTTACTctggtttgcttgttttttttactccTTTTAAGCTCATTTGTTTATTTCATCTTTAAGGGAATAATAAGTCTGATCCAAGATCTTTtccaatgtttattttttatccataagtttattttatttatttttggattcatgGGTAAGAGAGAGACTTGCTAGAAAACAAcgataaagaaagaaagtggTTGGTAATTGTGATTCCAGCCACAAAAATGATCAAGTTTAGTACCCAAATGTTCCACTTAACTAGGGGAGTTGGATGATGTTGGTTATTGACATTTAAATTGGTTGAAACAATAGATCAATATTTGAGAGGATTTGGGGTCTTaggttgatattttattttttattgatttttagcAACTTTCTTTAAGAGAACATTTAGATTTATTAAgttgtgtattttatttttctatgtgTTTTAAGTAAAAAGATTTGTTGGAAATGAGTTATTTGGTTCATAAAATCCATTGGAGAGTTCATGCCCAGTTTTTTGCTATTAAAGCTGTCAGACACTAAGCAAGTGAACGAAACATCGTTTTCCTTAACAAACAACGCATTGTCCATGTTAGTTTttgttcaaaaagaaaaaaacagcgaTTAACATGTCATCCAccctcttattattattattattattattattattattattttgttgttgttgttgttgaaataCAATCGAGTCAGtgaacttttgatttttattcttctaCCTATCATTCACTccttttaagaagaaaaacattatgTCCAAATGAGTGGACATGGCTGAGGCCCACATGACTGGGCCACTTAAGACTGCATCAACAGGCCACGTGGGCTCGCACCAATTGATTTCTTTGGTTTTTCTGCTCtttactcctttttttcttgctcttattttttttttcaattgcatacTTCAATataggatttttatttaattttttttaatttatcctctaattttgtattgattttgaaatgttgattttaatcatgtagtaaaataaaataaaaattaatggaacCCAATGAGATTCATGATCTTGTTCATAGGTTAACATGGgttgtgttgttttttgttcCTTAGATTTTGTGTTTCCCTAAACTTGCCAAGTTGACAAGGGCATATAGATGCAACTTTTATacaattgaatttgaaactcaatttaaataaagtGTTGGGTTATCAATGCTTAAGTTCGACTTGTTATACCAGGTGTCATTAATGACAATGCTAAAAGGTTTTCTACAAATTAGATTTGAttatgttgggttttttttttttttttcatctagcATTATAGAGTGAAACCCGATTCATGttaaatttttagttgaattggATCAAACATTGAcctgttaaaaatttattgatttagacatatttttaatgatttgatgGACCTAGACAAGTTTGCTCCAAACATAATCGTATCAACactaatgaattaaaaaatgaaaaatgaaaaaagtaaaaagaaattatttaaataaaaatggttataatCCGATGATAAAATGAcccaaatatttgtttttttttttgttttttgtttttttgttggtaaTAAGTTTTCAAGTCGGAATCATGGTGAAAGATTTTGAAGAAGCCAGCTTTGCATTAACCTACCCAACAAGCCCATATCATCAACTTTTTCATTAAGTTTATATATGCATGTGTTCGATTATGTGCTTCAATCAGATAGCATCTGagtttatttgaatatataaacTTCATCACAATCAATAATTGCTTTTCGATGGAAAAACAGATgcaatttatttgaatatttactgtatatatttttgaatgggcAATGCTGAAAAAAATAGGTCCTATATTTTCTAGCTTCTTTTTTAATAGCTTCATTGACAACAATCAGTCCCTTGTATGACAAATCTCATGTTTCCAACAACGAAAGTGTATTTGTTAGTCTCATTCGTACAGAGATGATGCTTGCTTTCATTGAATTTGTAGTCTTCGGTACCTCAAAGTTGTCTTGTTTTTGGTTGAATTCCATAATTAACGCAATATGTCCGAggaaatataatataatgatgCTGCTTACTTTTCTAttgaaaaactcaaattttgacATGATATAAGTAGAATTTCGGTATGAAAACAGAGAGTTGTTCGAGGGGGAGAGAGGCAGAAATGCCTATGAGGATGTCTCTCACGAgtctttcttttcaatatgcAGGTGGGAAGAGAGGAGTCTGGCAATGCTTCATTGAGTTATCAAATCACTCTAATCAACACGGCTTTCAATTTTCCCATTTTTCATCGCTTCATGGCAGCTCGACTTCACATTTTTCAGTCCACGAAAGCTCCTCAAATAGGAACCTCTTCTCTCTAAAAGACACTTGCCAAATCAGTGGCTACACCGTCGCCTACCTCCACCTCCTCCTACAGACTCAACAGCTGAGGAGTTAAGAGAGCAGGTGGACAAGGAAAGCTGTAGAATGGGTGCCATGGAATCTACTATTCATTGAATGCTCCTATCTGGAGGAAGCATCAGCGAGGCAAAAGGGACAGCAAAAGCTCTTAATGGCGACCATGGCTGGATCTCCAGATGGATGGCCAAGATTGAGTGTCCCCCCTCCACCAACCTGTGAAAGCTTGACCCTAGTACGCCATTATTTAACTCATTAATGGTTTCCTGCAGAAAGTGGTGCCTTTTTTCTCTCCTGCGTTATGGTGGACATTTATTTTCCTTATCTTTCTTTTATGGGATTACAACTAAAAGGGCTCTGCAGTCTAGGCTTAGCTCAGATCCTCTTTTGTACATCAGAGATTTATTGGGTGCCTCGCAGATTTTCCAGATGCCTCAGGAAAGGGAGCTGTTATCTTGCGCAAAAGGACCTCCTCACAAAAAAGTACTGCTCCATTTTAAACAGATTTGAGAGAGGAAGAAGTATAAgatgtttgttctttttttaattattattttttaaaattttattgtgtttatctacaattaaaaaagataattaatgaCAAATAttttagagttaaaaaaatttaacttagtttgttataaataatttaaaaaatcttattatttattgattatattaaatataatttaaaatattttgattgtcataaaaaccactaaaaaaaaaaaaaccggtgtCTAAGTTGCCTTGTATTGAAAGGCAAGGAAATCAAGGGGGAAGGAGGAGGAGAGACAGAGAAAACAGATTAATGATAAGGTTTTCCAAGTGAGTTGTCAAGTGAAGTGGAAACTCACAGGTGTAGACTTTCACTATTTGACAAAAACCAGAATCACTTGCTTGTGAAGCAATATCTCCAAGCTGTACCAAACTAACCAAGTACCAATGCAAGATAAGAGACTCCACCAGGAGAAACCCAAGAAATTCTGGAGGCTTGGCTTTTGGGAAATGCGAGTAGTGAGTTTGTTCCTTTAAATAATCCCCACCATACACTTGATTTCTCCCAGAGTACTACTGTGTGGCTGTTCCAgaaactccttctcttctcctgctCCCGCACACTCGCTACAATCAAGTCGCCATCATCATCACAGCTTCTATGGAGGCAAGTTCTATTTGCTGTTTAGTGCTAGCACTGCAGATAGTGAGTTTGGTTTCTGCAGCAAGTAGGCCTTTTGCACCTAATAGCGGTGTTGCTGTCAACCGAGCAGGTATATGTTGCCTGACCGATGATCCCTTTGAAACTAAAAGAGTTCTGTTTCTTACAATTGTGATTGTGTCCTCTGATTTTGTCTCCCTGGCTGTATATCCTGTATACTAAAACACGCCCTTGGCTTCATGCGACTCATCTGGGTGGTGGTTCATCTTTTCAAGTGTTCTCTTTTGACTTACAGGGGGCTAAACTAGGAATACAACATACCCACTCGATCTAAACCCACAATTTCTCTTTTCCATAAGGAGTTAAAAGATTGTTGTTTCTCGTGATTCTTGACTCTTGactgcttttttaaatttattttgaacttGTATCACCATTTTCTCAGAACCTCTCTCTCCCATCCTGTTTAAGCCTCtttctcttgctctctctctctatgcAAATGCTATGGCTTGAATAGTTGATGTTGTAAGTACTAACTTTAATTAAATGCTATGGTCAGTCACAGGACACAGCCTTCAATCTTTACAAGTTCCACTGGACTCGAACTTTGACCCCCAATCAGGTTCCGAAAAAGTACGTATGATCGATCCCTCTctcgttttcttttctgtttaaaCAAGTTATTATGACCAAATTGAACAAGATGATAAAAGGATAGTTCGATTTGAATCTTGAAGGGCATTAAAACCAAAGATGGGGTGGCGGGTGGGATGATAATCGAGGCAGCAGCAGGTTATGCTAAAGGCATTACCAAAATTGGGTCCACCCCACCAAGTTGTGAGCACAAGTGCCATGGCTGCACTCCTTGTGAAGCAATTCAAGTGCCAGCCATCAGCAAAACCGGCACCCACCATTTAAGTGTAAACTATGCAAATTATGAGCCTGAAGGTTGGAAATGCAAATGTGGACCTTCCTTCTATAGCCCTTGAACTCCAGAGACATGCAGTTTGATTGACTCATTTCTGCTTATGTTCGAGATAATGATCACCTTATTTCTGTACATATTTTTCGTTTTCATATTAGTTCAAGTGATCTTTATGTGAATTTTAACGTTTTGCCAATTTTTTCAAGGACAAAGAAAGATATGCAATACATGTGTTGTCTATCTAAATACAGAGACTAGAGTGACCTTTCTTCTCACTGCTCCTCTTCCACAAATCGGATTGCGTGGACTACAATCATCTTGATTATTCATTGAATGACAAATCAATAGAAACAGCACCATAAAGATCTTTTCAATAAcaagattaaagaaaagaaatataattccATGTTTGTTCCTGTCTAAAAGTACACACTTCAAGTAGCAAACAATTCAGATCATAGAGGCTATAGACTCTGTAGTTTAATGTGATGATTTGCATGTCTGGGGAACACGTAGCCATATGAAAGCAATCTTGCAACCAAATACAGTTGGAGTCCGGAAATAATCACGCTCAATCAGAAGGATAGAGGGTTACAAATCCTTAATCATATGCTATACAGCAACTTGCAAGCAGCTATGAGCAAAATACTTGTTATCTGACAACCCAGTGCGATCTTTGTTGTAAAATCTTCAGTTCACCAACGCTACTATGGGACAATGGTCAAAACAGCAAGTGGGATAGCAGTGGTTGGCCATCCAACTCTTGCTATATCAACTAGAGAAGAAAAGTTCATCACTTCATGCAGTAAATGCTCATAATCGAGGCCTCTATTGGGTTTGGATATGTAGCCAAGACTTCATTACGTCGCATGCTGTAAATCCAATAGATAGAGAAGGAACAGCCTGCAGCATTATTGTTCATTGGAAGAATATGGAATACAATACAACGTAACTCAGTTTTTCTGTATTTCTTTTTCAGAAGTGTTACATGCTCTATATATCATCATAAACAAAGTTCTGCATATTCTAGCAAGCTGTTGAGATATCACTAAAATTAATGCAGGATGACTCATTTGGTGTCAAATTAAGGGCAGAAGATTTTTAGGAGTGGCAAGGGAGTTTCATGGAGTtaccttcatataatttatactCAAACCAGCATACAATTGTCTCCTTCCTTGATTTCGGAGAATGGAAGTAAGCCCCCGTCTTGTGCTGCTGTACCTTGCCTCACCCTGTCGTAGATAATCAGCCTGGTAAAACCATGAACACAAAGAACTTGTCACCAAGTAAAGCATCATAATTAAGACAATAGAAGGAAATATATACGAGGAACCAAGGTCTACATTGGGCTTTTCTGAATATCGAAAGCTTACAGCTATATGATGATTATAGAATCAACCTTCTATGATATTCTTATATAGAAACCAAATATATTGATTAATAAGAAGATAATGACTCAAGAGAGGCAGAAACTAAACTTGGTAGACTTAGAGCCTTACCTGCTTTTGTCTCCTAACTAAACTTGGTTGGATCACAGAAACCATATGACatataaccaagaaaaacataaagaatcTTACACTGCAATATTATGAAATGCAACACACAAATTTCTATTCATTTGTTGTAACATTTATACAGTCTTGGGAGCTTGACATTTGAATTCAAATGTGTGTAACGGAAGGTTATTTACAATcagaattaataataatatttcaaacagATCCTATAATTATGGAGAGCACAAAATCTGGCATAACTCATGGTAACAGCTGCGTTTGAATTTGTTGTGATTTGATTTCATCAGATTCCTTGATACGCCCCCGCAAGAACGGGCTACCATCGGATAGGCCGATCTTGTCACGCAAGAAATCAGTTCTTTGTCTGGAGAGAGGCTTGGTGAGCAGATCTGCTAGCTGATCAGTGGTGTGGACATGTTGAACATGGAGAATATTTTTCGCAACCAAATCACGCACAAAGTGAATATCAATCTGTATATGTTTCATTCGAGAGTGGTGAACAGGATTAAAACTTAGTTGAGTGGCACCTAAATTATCACATAAGAGCTGTGGTGGTTGTGATAGACAAAACTTCAGTTCCTGGAGCAGTGATAGCAGCCACACACTCTCAGCAGCAGCCGCTGCCAAGGCCCTATATTCAGCTTCAGTTGATGATCTTGCAATGGCACGCTGCTTTTTAGAACTCCAGGAAACTGGTGTGGTTCCAAGGAATAACAGATAAGCAGAGGTGGATTTCCTATCATCCAAATTACCAGCCCAATCAGCATTCGAGAAACAAGTTAACATGCTGCTGGATGTTTTGCTAATAGTAACTCCATGGAAGATTGTGTTCTTCAAATATCGCAGTAGTCTTTTTGTTGCCGTCCAATGAATCTGCATGGGATGATGCATGAACTGGGAGAGTTTATTCACAGCAAAACTAATATCAGGTCTCGTAAGAGACAAATACTGCAAAGCACCAATAACTTTACAATATTCGGTGGAGTCAACAGAGGAAGAACCATCATCCAATTGTAAAGAGACCGATGTTGAGAGAGGCGTGGTGACATCTCTAGCTCCAGCCATATTGGTCTTAGCAAGTAAATCTCGGATATACTTGTGTTGAGTTAGAAACAAGCCAGCTGCAGTAGGAATAACCTcaacaccaagaaaaaaatgcagTAACCCCAAGTCTTTGATAGAAAATTTCTGGCCAAGATGATCAATAATACtggcaacaaaaactgaattattGCCTGTGATAATCAAGTCGTCAACATACACTAGGCAATAAGCAAGAGTGGAACCATCATGAAACACAAAAAGAGATGAATCTGATTTAGAATTATGAAAGCCAAACTCGGTCAATGCATGCTTAAGGGCAGAGAACCAAGCACGGGGTGCCTGCTTTAGACCATAAATGGCCTTGGTTAGGCAACAAACATAATCCGGATGTTCAGGATTTCGGAAGCCAGGAGGTTGTTTCATATATACTGTTTCGGTGAGATGCCCATGAAGGAATGCATTATTAACATCCAACTGCCTCAAAGACCAACCCTGCATCACAGCAATAGTCAAGACAGTGCGTATGGTGACCGGTTTAACAACAGGGCTAAATGTTTCTTTGTAATCAAGGCCGGGTCGCTGATTGAACCCTTTGGCCACTAGTCTGGCTTTGAACCGATCAACATACCCATTAGCATGCCTTTTCACCCGAAACACCCATTTACAGCCCACAAGATTACAATCAGAAGGAGAAGGCACCAATTGCCAAGTATTATGACGCATTAAGGCAGTTAATTCGGAGGACATGGCCTCACGCCATCTAGAATCAGCAAGTGCAGCAGTGACACTCGAGGGTTCCAAAGAAGATGGAAGGGGATGTTTGGTAACAAGgaaggtttttttggtttcataaaTGTCATTCATGGACCTAGTAGTCATGCTATGAACACGCACCGCAGCAGATTCAGATGGAGTAGAAGCAGGTAATTCTATGGAAGTAGGTGGATCtaaaaacagaggagaagatGGAACACTTACTTGGAGAGAAGACGGTGCAGAGGACGACCCATGCTCAGATGATGGCAAGACTTCAGTACCCACATCCAGAGAAGTGCTGGGACGAGGTGAAGCAAAGAGTAGCTTTGGTAAGGAGATAAGCACAGGAGATTGTTGCCCAGCAGGTGGAGAAGAAGAGACACTGTTAGGACTGGTCTGTTGAAAAGGAAATGTGGCTTCATGAAAGATGACATGTCGggagataattatttttttggtagagGGCTCAAAGCACAGATATGCATTTTGGGACAAGCTATAACCCATGAATGTGCATGCTTTTGATTTCGGCTCAAGTTTGTGTTTATTGTATGGTCGGGTTAATGGATAACAGAGACAACCAAATTGTTTGAGCTTGAGATAGTTGGGTCtttgattgaataatttttcaaacgGGGATTTATTATTTAGGGTGGTAGTGGGCATGCGATTGATAAGGTAAGCAGCAGTTTGAAATGCATAAGGCCAATAAGAGAGAGGCATGTGAGCATCGGTGAGCAAGGTAAGACCAGTTTCAACGAGGTGGCGATGTCTCCTTTCAGACATAC
It encodes the following:
- the LOC112326774 gene encoding EPIDERMAL PATTERNING FACTOR-like protein 5 isoform X2, which codes for MEASSICCLVLALQIVSLVSAASRPFAPNSGVAVNRAGHSLQSLQVPLDSNFDPQSGSEKGIKTKDGVAGGMIIEAAAGYAKGITKIGSTPPSCEHKCHGCTPCEAIQVPAISKTGTHHLSVNYANYEPEGWKCKCGPSFYSP
- the LOC112326774 gene encoding EPIDERMAL PATTERNING FACTOR-like protein 5 isoform X1, translating into MEASSICCLVLALQIVSLVSAASRPFAPNSGVAVNRAVTGHSLQSLQVPLDSNFDPQSGSEKGIKTKDGVAGGMIIEAAAGYAKGITKIGSTPPSCEHKCHGCTPCEAIQVPAISKTGTHHLSVNYANYEPEGWKCKCGPSFYSP